GAGTCTTCCGCAGGACCTACAGACCTGGTCCTACAAACCTCATCCCAGAAATGCTCCTAACTTTTAAGAATAAGTTAAGTAAAGCCTGCAGGATGTGGCTCAGTGTCTCCAACATTCACAGCTGTGAGTACCAGTTCAAACCTATTGTATTCAGATTAATCATGAAGAAAGACCATGATGCTGGAAGCAACAGGGCAGTGAGACCCAGAAGCTGCACAAAGGGGAGGGCAAGATGAGGACACTGGATGAGGTGACTCATCTGTGATGTCCTGTGGAGCCATCTCACTCTTCAGGCTTTGATGAATCTTCCAGGCTTTATGCAGCCCAGTCCAGACAGAGAAGGGGGTGAACGGCAGAGAAACATCCTTTTGTGTCTGCAGATCAGTGGCACAAGAACAGACAAGCAGATTTTGAAGTGTAAATGAGATCCCCCCCCCACAGGCCCAGGCAAACAGGGGAAATCAGCCACAGGAAGCTGCTTTCCTCCCACTCCTCTTGCTTAGccaattctctctctctggtaTGAAGCCACCAGGGTGCACAGCAAGCAGTCTGAAGGTGAGGAAGTAGAAGAGAAACAGAGATTATTGTGCAGGGCTACCATATTACTGTCACTGACCTGAAAGCCTAAGTTTAAAATCTGCTTTTACAGGCTCGATAAGAGGTATTAAACTCACCTGCGCCACCAGACCAGATCCAGACTACAAAGAGCCTCCTGGGCCAGATTCTGACCTAGCTGTAGTGGTGGGCCAACTGCAGCTCAGTGGTGGGCAGTGGCATGCAGCTCAACAGTCTCATCACTTGCCTCCCATCACTGTCAACATGCATGACCAACAGGGCTCCATTGATGGAAATCTAGTGGCAGGTTCTGCCTCCTTTTTCCCTGCCCTCAAATTCCCAACCCCACTGCctaatacagcccacaggccatacatTTGACAGCACTGTACTAGACCATCCTACACAGCAAAACTCAGAAGCTAAGTCAGTTGGCATCAGTTGCAAGCAGGCAAACCAGACCTGACAACGCAGTGGGGCTGCGCATCACCTGAGAATGAAAGACTTCCTGGCTCGTTGGAAGATCCCGCTTTCACTTTAGATTTTTGTTCATATTCAGCTGCACTGGACTGTGGGAGGCACAACAAGAGGGTCTGTCTACGTGCTGGAGCTTGGGAGGTCTTGGAGGATGTACCCAAGAAGCTGGAGAACTGCCAGGAACCCCCTCCAAGCCAGATGTCCATAGAGCAATGTCTCCGTCTCTGCTCAAGCAAACTGTTACCAATACTACAAATACCTAGCAGTCTGCAGTCAGAGCCTGGTACCTTTTGATGAACTATCAGTGTGTTTAACCTCATGCAATGCAAGGGGCAGGAAAACCATGAAGGAGCTCCCTGTGGGACACCCATCACAAGGCCACAGAGTTCCCTGCTTAGCACCATTCACATCTACTTTTTGCTCAATAtgatgcagctgccagccagccccacagggctccctgctcAGTCCCCATCACCTGGGACTATcaacccaccccccagcaccaccccactATCCGCACTACAGCCATTCCTTGGAGTCATGCAGAGCCCTGTCCAGCACGATCCAAGCATGAGGCTCACTACCCGTGTTGGCAGCACTCCCAGCCCTACACCACATGTGTTGGGTCTGTGGCTGTGGAGTCCAAAGACCCTTTGCCAGCACAAACCATGCGGCATCAGCTGCTACAGCGCTCCCGCAGGGCCTCAGCCACACCTACCCACCCATCACCAGAGGCCAAGGGGAGCTCACATTAAGTCTCCCGCCCTGCCACTGGGATCACGGTCCTTGTCTTGAACCCATCTCCTGTCTGGCTGGTGCTATCAGGGCCTGGAGTTGAGACGAAGGGGGGGACCAGAGGCACTAGGATGTGGGGACGCAGCAGAAGCCTCAGCCTTGTCAAACCCAAGCAGCCGCCAGCTCCCAGGCCCACATCTTTCCACTGAGCCCCGGTTTGCCACAACCGTGTGGCTCCCTGGGACGACAGCGCCAGTGCCCTAGGACCCCAGGGCAGACTCCCCAGAGGAGCTGGGGCCCCGGCTCCCGAGAAGGGCCGAGGGCGCCCAGCACCCGCACCCGTGGCGCAGGGAGGCGTGGGGGTGGCGAGAGACCCTCGTGATAAGCCGGGGACGGGGCTGCGGCCGCCTGTGCCCACtccacagcacccccccccccccgctcggcCGAGGCTTCTCGGAAGGACGCACGTACCTGTCGGGAGCTGCCTGGTGCTTCGGCTCCCGCTGTCTCGCCCCGCGGGACCGCTCGTCCCGGGGGCCGCtctccccgccccggcccggctcAGCCCCATCCCGCCCGGCTCCTGGGTCGGGGATCGGGCGCGGGCTGTCGGCGCCCGGCGGTAGGACCCGGCCCGCAGGGAcccccgggcggggcggggcggggcggaggcccccggggcgggccgggccgagccgggccggACGCCGCTCTGGTGCCCCCGTGCGGGGCGCGGGAACGGACCCGCCCCCCGGGGCCTTGGGACGCGACTCCCACGTGCTCCCAACCGCGCATGCGCACATAACAGAAGCCCACACCGGCCAGACGCACTTGCGGTGCCTCCACCTCCTTCGCCGCCGTTCTGGTCCCGCCCCTGCCGAGCGGCAATTGGTTGAGGTGCAGTCCCGCGGCCTCCTATTGGCCGAGCTAGACGTCCGTCTGGGGAAGACAGGAGGAAGGCGCGTCCGGAAGTCACGATGGTGCGGTTCAAGCACAGGTGAGTCCCGCGCCTTCGGAGCCCCCTGCCCTACCTCATCCCCGCGCGCTCACGTGGTGTGTCTGCGGCGCTGCAGGTACCTGCTGTGCGAGGTGGTGGCCGAGGACCCGCGCTGCCGGCACTGCATCGACGAGCGCGCCGTGACCACCGCCGCCAAGGGCGCCTTGGCCCGCGCCCACGGGGACTACGGGCTGGCCTGCTGCTCCATCGCCTTCACAGGTCAGGGTCAGGGGCGGGGGCGGGTACCGGCCCCGCGCTGCTCGGTTCGGCTCCCGGTGACCACCCCTTCCTGCCGCCCGCAGTGAAGTACCTGAACGCTTACACGGGCGTCGTGCTGCTGCGCTGCCGCAAGGACTTCTACCGCCTGCTCTGGTCCGCGCTGCCCCTCGTCACGCACCTGGAGAGCCGGGGCCAGCGGCACCCCTGCTTCTTCCACACGCTGCACGTCGGGGGTCAGTTGCCTTTCGTGCCCGGGGCTCTtgtcgggggtgggggcagggatccCTGCACGGGCCGTGGAGGGCATGGCCACAGCCCGTCTAGATTGGCAGCACCCCACCGGAAGTGCTGCCTcagtttttgcttttttctttgacTCCAGAAAAATAACAGGGCAGTTGTCCAAACACAATCCAGAGCTGGGTCTTCCTAAACTTCTTGCATGGGAACATTTCCAGGCTTATCTGGCAAATCCTGTTTGTAAACTGGGCAGTGCTCATGCATAGGATCTTGAGGCCCCCTGGTTGGGAATAACTGCtctaaggtgctgccctgccctgcctgctgcttgagctcagaccagtgattctcaactcaTCTAGACTCAAGTCCCTCTTGggaggtgccagctctgagcttccACTCACTTCCTTtactacaggaaaaaaataatgaattcttctgttgcaaagagcttggACCTCAACAGGGCACTgctgattcctatttgaaaactctgggtttaatTCTGGgaatcacgtttgcacacctaaaagtgCTAACTTTGCATAGCACCTATGAAAGAAAGGATCGCAAGGCACCCCAGCTGAGAATTGGTGCTTCAGCCTAGCAGGGCTAACTACCTCCCTCCTTGTATGGAGGGGTTGCATCTTGGGTTCTTTGCCATTGGTTGCAATCGGAGGGAAGAGTGCAAGCTTTACTTGTTCTTTCAGTTGCAGGACAATGTCAATGTAGCAGCCTTAGTGAGGCATCAGTGTCTCTTAACTCTTAAATATTAGTTAATCCAAAGTTCAAATCACTTTGTTCTACAAGAGCCATTCTACCAGTTCTAGTTGGTCTCAATCCTGTGCTTAATTGTTCACCATTGTACTGctgactgtgtgtgtgcagtaTCTTAAACTTCCTAATTAGCAAGGTTACATCAATGTAACATGTGCCTAGATGTCAGATTCACCAGTTTCAGCAGACTTGTAGTTCTGCTCAAGTAGTCTTGAATACAGCAAAATAGCTATATTGGTCTCAGAGGTATGCccatacattggtccaatattggatcagcaccaacgcaaagaaaattgactatattggaaatcagcctgatgtgatTGATAATTGGGCCAATAAATGCTCTtgcatgcgtgcagccacagcacagcacacaggtagcaaggagcacagctgAGCAGTTTAGAGAGCTgcgtctagctggtaagtctgttgtggtggatggagaagggggagggaggaaaggggtgtgaaggggcagatcagtgcccccccatggaaagggagggagtggggtaggtgctgcctggggtcaggggggcctcccacccctgcacacagctgggggggggcatatgcctctgGATTTGGGGGGGCATAGGTGTGGTAGGCTGTAGCtgtgagctgggctgtgctcagggtgggcagtggtgctAGAAAttggggggggagctgcagccccccccaaacTTCACTGCAGCCCCTTcttcccagagctgccactgcctacCCAGAGACCAATATGGctcagcctcctcccctcccacaggggaagagctgggcatggcctccagcccacagatgcagcctgccctgccccacctgcatagatctgggggcacacacaaCCTGCCTATACTCCCCTGCccagtgccctcccagggtgtgtgcaacagcagaagctgccccccagatcctgccccactcctttACTGCAGGGggtattgatctgccccccatgccccttccctttccaccaCTGACTTAGCAGCTAAATGCATCTGTATTagcaatcagatcggtattggctaTTAAAAATTTGGCTATTGCTATCGGCCCGCagaatctctattggtgcacccctggtCTCCAAGCTttcagaggaggaagggaggctgGAAGGATGGCAAGATCCTTTTTATTAATTCTGTAGCTGACTTAAATAAAAGCAACCTGCAGCTTTGTTTCATACTATTTGATGCATAGCTCTGCTGTAACAACTTTCTTTTTTGTGGGAATATTGATGTTAGCCTAAGATGCTGCTAGTGTGATCAAGCCCCTTCTAACATACAGAACTGTCTCCTTGTTTTTCTGCTAGGTACAATAAGATCTTGTCAGAAGTTTTTAATTCAGTATAACAGAAGACAACTGGTGATGCTTTTGAACAGTTGTACCAATAAAGGTAAGTATCTGCTCCATTCAGATCTTCTAAAAAGGATTCATCACACAAGCTTTGCAAGATCTATTGTGGTACTGCACAATGCACCACAGTTGCTGTTTTACTTCTATTAGTCTGATTCTAGAAAGTGTTCTTCACTTCTGATTATTCAAACCCTTATTTTCTTTGATAAGAAATGTTTGAATAGCAATGATGTTATGTTGGCCTTTCTTGTTGCAGAGGAGAGAGAGTCCATTCAGCAGTCACTACTAGGCTGCTTTCTTCAGGAAGCAGAAGAGGAGCAGTTTCAAAGTGGTGAGGAAGAAGATGACTGTGCAGACACAGACTAAACATAGTGTAATTATTTATCACCTCTCACAAGCAGAGACAAAACTCCTGTAACTTAGTGTCTCAGACTACTTTTCTTTTGTCAAGAAGATCAACTACTGTAGTTCTTGCCTCACTTTTGcttttttcattaaagaaaaaacaaacccagaacaTTGAATTCTTGGAGAAGGTCAATAAAAAATGGTAAGCCATGAAGCTTTCCTCATTTTACAGTGGAGAAGGAGAGATTAGTAGGATACCATGCAATCTTAAGGTGTTCAGACAATTTTGAACATCTTCATTCCTGGTTGAGGGAGTTCAGGTTCCCCCTtgaggaagggggaaaatgaAGGACTATTGGGTTTCAACCAACTGGCTTGTTTTTTAAGTGTTCAGACAGGCATCAACATGAGCTTTTTGGATTTTTAAAGCTTTCTGTGGTTGGAGAAAGCAGAATCTGCTTTGGTACTgacaaggatttggggggggggggggcaggagagggaggaggagagaaggctAGTCTCAGCTAAGGCAGATGCAGAGTTATCCAGTATCCCTGTGAGTAGCTATTTACATCATCCATTATGTTTTATCATTCTAGGCAAAAGCTTTACTGCAATTCAGCTAGTTGGGTTTCAAAACAGCTGAGGCTTTAAGCACACATCTCACGCGAGCTAGACATGAAAGCTCCTGGCTGCAAGCCTTCTAGCATACCTGTGAGTGTTAATAAAAAGTGAGCTTGATTCTGTAAGCCTCTCTCTTGTTTGGAGAGAACTTTCACAGTAGATGTGAGGCACTTCTTAAAACTAGTTAAATATAGGAGGAGTTTTAGGTATTTACAGAAATGCAGTATCTTAAGTTATAGTATGACTCCCTCTACAGTTGACTTTATGGCCACACTTATtgatttggtgtgttttgggggtTTGTCAAAAAGCTTCTTAACAACCAACATTGATTTCGTTCTTCCACCAAAACAGGAAGAACAAAGAGCATAGACAAAACTATCCTATAGCTAGTTTTTCCTCTATTAACACCCTGGTGGAAGAATGGCAGAAAGTTTTCCTTACAAGATGGGGATGGCACAATGCAGGAGATCTCTGTGCTATGTAAAAGCTGTTGGGCCTCAGTTTTGTAAAGTTACTTTCAAAGAAATTTTAGCTTTGTACCTCTTTGCTTCATGAAGCCATAcaatttctgaaacattttaacatcagaaaaaaaagacacacaaaaCACAGAGGCTTAGTCTACACTGGGTAGTGAATATCTATGGTACAGGAAACAGTAATTAAAGAGGCTATTGATAGAGAACCATTTTATTTGGATGGCCTTACCTAAATTAAGGCATTTTGTAATTTAAAGATTttcacccccatcccctgcctttcAGTGTCTGGCctattagggacctacttaattcacaaGTTTTTGCAGTAACTGCAAAAAAACAGTGCTACCTGTGATTTGCCAGGAAATACTGCACAAGCCATGGTTTTCCTGGGAAATCTAACCCAATAAAACCCCACAGTGTATTATTCATATGTTTTTAGATCTCTTGAGTATTGCAGTAAGAACTAAGCACCTACTCAGGTGCTTAAGACTGACTGCTTGCAGTGAGGGTGAGGCCTCTGCCAAATCAGCAGCAAGAAATGGGGCCTCCAGGAAATACCCATGAAATCAGGCCTTCATGCCATAAGCAGGCCACAAAAATGGTTTTGTCTTGCTATGAGTTAAGTAGATCCCTACTGATTACCCTTGCTTAAAACTCTTGGTTTTGCTTAAACCTATTTTATAGCTTTGTCCAAGCCATATGTGAGGGAAGGCGGCGGGGGGAGGGAAACAGAAGGAATATTGGTTTTGTTACTTGTTGCAGTGCCAGTTGTGAGAAGTTTGACTGACTTAAGTGAAACTAGCTGAAACCtgcaaaacatttgcaattaaatttttattgcaaaagtatctCTTTAAATACAAGacttttagttatcctttgagtGAATCCTTCAACAGAAACAAAAACTTCTCACCCAcaaaggctacataaagctgtccatgtgtaaacacaggcttaggaatataaatcCATACTATGTCaagtctgaccttgtgacttaTTCTATGACTGGAAACAAGTTGCCcctttttagtggtttaattgccttTTTAAACTTTAAATTGTGTAATAGTATACATGCTTGATGGCTTATTTCGATTTAAATGACTtcatgtagcaaactaaaacatcccatgtattttagtttgctgtgtaACAAATTACAGCAATATTCCTCATGTGCACAAGGCCCTTATCTGGAGAAggcggtggggatggtgcacagggtacTGGAAGCCTGGGAGTGCTCAAGGAAACTCAGGCTTGGCAGGCTTTTAGTGCCCCATACACCATTCCTGTTGCCTTCTCCAGATGCTAGTACACCTAGCTGCCCTCATGGGGCAGCCAGTCCATTCCAGGGTAGTCCCAGGCAGTGCAAGGGGCACTAGAA
Above is a genomic segment from Alligator mississippiensis isolate rAllMis1 chromosome 10, rAllMis1, whole genome shotgun sequence containing:
- the POP5 gene encoding ribonuclease P/MRP protein subunit POP5 isoform X2; this translates as MVRFKHRYLLCEVVAEDPRCRHCIDERAVTTAAKGALARAHGDYGLACCSIAFTGTIRSCQKFLIQYNRRQLVMLLNSCTNKEERESIQQSLLGCFLQEAEEEQFQSGEEEDDCADTD
- the POP5 gene encoding ribonuclease P/MRP protein subunit POP5 isoform X1 gives rise to the protein MVRFKHRYLLCEVVAEDPRCRHCIDERAVTTAAKGALARAHGDYGLACCSIAFTVKYLNAYTGVVLLRCRKDFYRLLWSALPLVTHLESRGQRHPCFFHTLHVGGTIRSCQKFLIQYNRRQLVMLLNSCTNKEERESIQQSLLGCFLQEAEEEQFQSGEEEDDCADTD